The following DNA comes from Budorcas taxicolor isolate Tak-1 unplaced genomic scaffold, Takin1.1 scaffold331, whole genome shotgun sequence.
CGCCCGTCGCTACTACCGATTGGATGGTTTAGTGAGGCCCTCGGATCGGCCCCGCCGGGGTCGGCCCACGGCCCTGGCGGAGCGCTGAGAAGACGGTCGAACTTGACTATCTAGAGGAAGTAAAAGTCGTAACAAGGTTTCCGTAGGTGAACCTGCGGAAGGATCATTAACGCGCGCGAAGGTCGCGTGCCGAGCGCGCGGCGCggtggcccggccccgccccgcccggctcgCGAGCCTCGCCTTCCGCCACCCACCCCCGTGCGGCGCGGGATGGGCAAGGGAGGGGGGGGAAGGGAGACGCGTCCCGGGGGGGGGGCGCCCCGGCGCCCGGCGGCGTCGCCTCCGGCGTGTGTCCCTCTCCCTGCCCGGCCCTCCCCGCCACGTCCCTCGAGGTGGGCCCGAGGGTTCGGGGGGGGGGGTTGCCCCgcgcgcctccccccacccctctcaccccaccGCCCGTGGCGCCGGCCACGaccgcctctcccccaccccggcccgtGGACCCCGCGCGGCGCGGGTCCTCCGGTCGCGTCTCGCGGGCTGTGCGGCGTGACGGGCGGCGGCTCTCCCCGTCGTGGGGCCGCTCGCCCTGCCCCGTCGCCTCCCGCGCCGCCGGCCCTGGACCGGTCCGCCTCGGCCGGTCGTCGTCGGTCGTCCCGCCGCTCTGGGCCTGCCCCGCGGTCGCCGGGCGCCTCCCCGCGCCCTCCGGGCCTCGGGGCTctgtcccgcccccgcccccgcccacacacccccccccacgcCTCCCGGCGGCTTGTGTGTCTCTGTCCGGTTTCTCCCGTCCTCTCGATCCCCCCCCCTGCCCGCTGGGCGCCAAgcttctgccccctgccctccgccctcggtggtggtggtggtggggggagaagggtgcCCGGGAACGCGGGCGCGGGTaggggcccccccacccccggtggttggagggggagagaggatggggggttccggcggggccgggcccctacggggggcggggggggggagcgtGTGAGGGCGCTGCGGTGGGGAAAGGGCTCTGCCCCGTTCCGGGGGGGGCCGGTGGGGCTGGCTGTCCGGCGCCCGGCGGGGCCCTCCGGGCGGCGGTCGACCGGCGCGCGGCGGGGGCCCCCCGTGTGTCACGGGCCGGCAGCGCCGAGGCCCGCGCGCGGCTTCGGGCGGGGGCGCGGTGGTCGGCGGTCGGTGGTCGGCGTCGGGGCGGTGGCCCGTGGGGGCGCGCCGTGCCCCTCGCCCGCCTTCCCCTTTCCAGGTACCTAGCGCGTCCCGGCGCGGAGGTTTAAAGACCCCTGGGGGGGGTCGCCCGTCCGCCTTGGGGTCGGGGCGGTCGGGCCCGCGGGGAGTCGGGAGGCGCCTCCCGTCTCCCCCGGACTCCGCCGTCCCCCGAGGGGCCGGGGTGGCGCGCGGCGTGGCGCGCCACGGTCACTGCCGCCGCGGCCGTCGGGAGGGGGCTGCCCGGCGGTCGTCGCGTGGCCCGTGGCCGTGTGCGGCGCGTGCGCGCGcccctcccgcgtccctgggggagggtgggaacccCCCGGGCGCCTGTGGGGTGCCCGCACCCACCCTGGCGTGTCGGCGCCGGGTGCCCCGTCGTGTGAAACGTTTCCCGGCCCCTCCGTTCTGCTGTGTTCTGTCTGGCTTGGCCGGCCGGAGGCAACCCCCCCCACCCGACTCCCACCTCCGGGGAGggagccggggtggggggcgggacgTGTGCCGTGCCAGGGGCGGGTCTCCCGCCGAAGCGAAACGCTTCACGAAGCTCGTACGACTCTTAGCGGTGGATCACTCGGCTCGTGCGTCGATGAAGAACGCAGCTAGCTGCGAGAATTAATGTGAATTGCAGGACACATTGATCATCGACACTTCGAACGCACTTGCGGCCCCGGGTTCCTCCCGGGGCTACGCCTGTCTGAGCGTCGCTTGACGATCAATCGCCCCTCCGGGGTGCGCGGCTGGGGGCTGTCCTCGCAGGGCCCGCCGGGCCCTCCGTCCCCCTAAGTGCAGACACGgcgtcgccccccccccccgaaggCTCTGTGGCCGTGGGGGAGACGCTGCCCgcgagaaagggagaaggggaccGCGAGGTCGCGCCGAGGCCCCTGGCCTGCCGGGCCTTCTGGGGTCGGTCTTCCCCCCCCACCCGGGAGCGCCTCGTCGCGCCGCAAGCGGCCTTTGGGTGTTGCTGCGCGCGGGGTGTCGGGGGTTGGGGACGGTCTCGCGCCACGTGGCGGCGGGGGCCCGcggtggtggcgggggtggggtcgcGTCTTCCGGTCCGCCGTCGTTCGCCGTCCTGCCCGAGGCGGCGGCGTGTCCCGGCGCCCGGCtggcgccccgcccacccccacgcccGCGGCGGCTTCCCCGGCGCCGTGCGTCCGCGGCCCGTGCCCGCTTCCCGGCCACACCCCCCGCGGCCCTCGCCCCGTCGGGACGGGCGGCTCGCGCCCGAGGCCGAGTCCGCGTGCGCGTCCGCGCCCCGGGGACGCGTGCCTCGGCGGCGACCCGCGGGACGCCGCGGCGTCTGCCCGCCGCTGCGCGCTCTCCCCCCGGGCCGTGGCCGCGCCGCGGTTCGCGCCCCGGAGCTCCCGCCGCGAGGgcgggggcggtggtgggggcggggggaagataGGGGGCGCGCGGCGCGTCCGTCGCCCGCTCGGGCTTCGGCGCCCGCGCGTGCCCCGACCCTCCCGCCCGCGTCCACCCCtccgccgccccgcgccccgtCCGTTCCGTGGCAGCCGGCTCGtgctccccgccccgcctcggCCTCTCCCTCTCCGCCCGCCGGCCGCCGgccgccggccgccgccgccgccgcctcctcccggaGGGGCGACGGGTAGCCgggggtcggtcggtcggtcggggtGCCGCGTGtgcgcggggagggggggggcccGGGGCGGTCGGCCGCGGGCCTCCGCGCCTCCCCTTCTCGGGACCCTCCTCGCGGGCTCCCGCGCCCCGCGCGCGTGCGTGCGAGCCCGCGCGCGCCCTCCGAGACGCGACCTCAGATCAGACGTGGCGACCCGCTGAATTTAAGCATATTAGTCAGCGGAGGAAAAGAAACTAACCAGGATTCCCTCAGTAACGGCGAGTGAACAGGGAAGAGCCCAGCGCCGAATCCCCGCCCCGCGGTGGGGCGCGGGACATGTGGCGTACGGAAGACCCACTCCCCGGCGCCGCTCGTGGGGGGCCCAAGTCCTTCTGATCGAGGCCCAGCCCGTGGACGGTGTGAGGCCGGTAGCGGCCCCCGGCGCGCCGGGCCCGGGTCTTCCCGGAGTCGGGTTGCTTGGGAATGCAGCCCAAAGCGGGTGGTAAACTCCATCTAAGGCTAAATACCGGCACGAGACCGATAGTCaacaagtaccgtaagggaaagtTGAAAAGAACTTTGAAGAGAGAGTTCAAGAGGGCGTGAAACCGTTAAGAGGTAAACGGGTGGGGTCCGCGCAGTCCGCCCGGAGGATTCAACCCGGCGGCGGGCCCGGCCGTGCCGGCGGCCCGGCGGATCTTTCCCGCTCCCCGTGCCTCCCGACCCCTCCACCCGCCCTCCCTCCGCCCCTCGCCGCCGTCTCCCCGTCCGCCtccgggcgggcggcgggcggcggcggcgggggggtcgcgggggtgggcgggcggggccgggggtggggtcgGCGGGGGACCGCCCCCCGGCCGGCGACCGGGCGCCGCCGGGCGCATTTCCACCGCGGCGGTGCGCCGCGACCGGCTCCGGGACGGCTGGGAAGGCCCGGCGGGGAAGGTGGCTCGGGGGGGCCCCCGCCGCCCTCGCGGCGGCGGGCCCGCCCTCCCCGAGTGTTACAGCCCCCCCGGCAGCAGCGCTCGCCGAATCCCGGGGCCGAGGGAGCCAGCCCTCGTCGCCGCGCTCTCCCCCCTCCCGGCGTTCCCTCCCCCCCCCGCGGGTGGGGCCGCTCCCGCGAGGGGGCGTCCCccgcgggggggggggcgcgccGGGGTCTCTTCCCGGGGGGGCCGGGCCGCCCCTCCCACGGCGCGACCGCTCTCCCAccccggccccgcctcccgccgcgggggtggggtcggggcggGGCGGACTGTCCCCAGTGCGCCCCGGGCGGGTCGCGCCGTCGGGCCCGGGGGGTCGCGTCTCGGGGAACCGCAGGAACGCCAAGCGAGCGCACGGGGTCCGCGGCGATGTCGGCCACCCACCCGACCCGTCTTGAAACACGGACCAAGGAGTCTAACACGTGCGCGAGTCAGGGGCTCGCACGAAAGCCGCCGTGGCGCAATGAAGGTGAAGGCCGCCCTCAGCCGGCGGCCGAGGTGGGATCCCGAGGCCTCTCCCAGTCCGCCGAGGGCGCACCACCGGCCCGTCTCGCCCGCCGCGCCGGGGAGGTGGAGCACGAGCGCACGTGTTAGGACCCGAAAGATGGTGAACTATGCCTGGGCAGGGCGAAGCCAGAGGAAACTCTGGTGGAGGTCCGTAGCGGTCCTGACGTGCAAATCGGTCGTCCGACCTGGGTATAGGGGCGAAAGACTAATCGAACCATCTAGTAGCTGGTTCCCTCCGAAGTTTCCCTCAGGATAGCTGGCGCTCTCGCAACGGACACACCCACGCAGTTTTATCCGGTAAAGCGAATGATTAGAGGTCTTGGGGCCGAAACGATCTCAACCtattctcaaactttaaatgGGTAAGAAGCCCGGCTCGCTGGCGTGGAGCCGGGCGTGGAATGCGAGTGCCTAGTGGGCCACTTTTGGTAAGCAGAACTGGCGCTGCGGGATGAACCGAACGCCGGGTTAAGGCGCCCGATGCCGACGCTCATCAGACCCCAGAAAAGGTGTTGGTTGATATAGACAGCAGGACGGTGGCCATGGAAGTCGGAATCCGCTAAGGAGTGTGTAACAACTCACCTGCCGAATCAACTAGCCCTGAAAATGGATGGCGCTGGAGCGTCGGGCCCATACCCGGCCGTCGCCGGCAGTCGGAGAGGCGCGAGAGCGGACGGGAGcccgggggcgggcgggcgggcagcgggggaggcggagggggagaaaggggggggggagggtcGCCCCTctcccccccggccccccccccccgccgccctccgccccacccccgcccgccccctccccacccccgcggaCGCTACGCCGCGACGAGTAGGAGGGCCGCTGCGGTGAGCCTTGAAGCCTAGGGCGCGGGCCCGGGTGGAGCCGCCGCAGGTGCAGATCTTGGTGGTAGTAGCAAATATTCAAACGAGAACTTTGAAGGCCGAAGTGGAGAAGGGTTCCATGTGAACAGCAGTTGAACATGGGTCAGTCGGTCCTGAGAGATGGGCGAGCGCCGTTCCGAAGGGATGGGCGATGGCCTCCGTTGCCCTCGGCCGATCGAAAGGGAGTCGGGTTCAGATCCCCGAATCCGGAGTGGCGGAGACGGGCGCCGCGAGGCGTCCAGTGCGGTAACGCGACCGATCCCGGAGAAGCCGGCGGGAGCCCCggggagagttctcttttctctgtgaagGGCAGGGCGCCCTGGAATGGGTTCGCCCCGAGAGAGGGGCCCGCGCCTTGGAAAGCGTCGCGGTTCCGGCGGCGTCCGGTGAGCTCTCGCTGGCCCTTGAAAATCCGGGGGAGAGGGTGTAAATCTCGCGCCGGGCCGTACCCATATCCGCAGCAGGTCTCCAAGGTGAACAGCCTCTGGCATGTTGGAACAATGTAGGTAAGGGAAGTCGGCAAGCCGGATCCGTAACTTCGGGATAAGGATTGGCTCTAAGGGCTGGGTCGGTCGGGCTGGGGCGCGAAGCGGGGCTGGGCGCGCGCCGCGGCTGGAcgaggcgccgccgccgcccccccacGCCCGGGCCGGCCCCCGCgcgggcccgcccccgccccaccccgcgcggggctccctcccgccccgcctcccgctctccctcccgcccctcctctcccgcctccccacccccaccccccgctccgcggggcgtggggcgggcgtggtggggggagggcgcgGCGGGACGCGGCgggggggccggggccgggagcCCGGCCGGGGCCCCGGCGGCGGGGGCGGTCCACCCCGCGGGGGCCCGGGCACCCGggggggccggcggcggcggcgactctGGACGCGAGCCGGGCCCTTCCCGTGGATCGCCCCAGCTGCGGCGGGCGTCGCGGCCGCCCCCGGGGAGCCCGGCGGGCGCCGGCGCGCCCCCCGGCCGCGCGCGCGGGGCCCGGGGGTGCCGGgtcccggggccggggccggggcgggcgcgTCCGCCGGccgtcggcggcggcggcgccgcgcGGGCGCCGGGGCCCTccccccgcccgcgccgccccgccgtcggcgggcgcgcgcggcgcgtcccccaccccgcgccccctcccccccccacccccgccgcccctcGCGGCCCGCGGCGGCGGGCCCGTCGGTCCCCCCCGCCGGGTGCGCCCCCGGGGCCGCGGTTCCGCGCGGCGCCTCGCCTCGGCCGGCGCCTAGCAGCCGACTTAGAACTGGTGCGGACCAGGGGAATCCGactgtttaattaaaacaaagcatCGCGAAGGCCCGCGGCGGGTGTTGACGCGATGTGATTTCTGCCCAGTGCTCTGAATGTCAAAGTGAAGAAATTCAATGAAGCGCGGGTAAACGGCGGGAGTAACTATGACTCTCTTAAGGTAGCCAAATGCCTCGTCATCTAATTAGTGACGCGCATGAATGGATGAACGAGATTCCCACTGTCCCTACCTACTATCCAGCGAAACCACAGCCAAGGGAACGGGCTTGGCGGAATCAGCGGGGAAAGAAGACCCTGTTGAGCTTGACTCTAGTCTGGCACGGTGAAGAGACATGAGAGGTGTAGAATAAGTGGGAGGCCCCCGGCGCCCCCCCCGTTTCCcgcgagggggcggggcggggtccgCCGGCCTTGCGGGCCGCCGGTGAAATACCACTACTCTGATCGTTTTTTCACTGACCCGGTGAGGCGGGGGGGCGAGCCCCGAGGGGCTCTCGCTTCTGGCGCCAAGCGCCCGGCCGCGCGCCGGCCGGGCGCGACCCGCTCCGGGGACAGTGCCAGGTGGGGAGTTTGACTGGGGCGGTACACCTGTCAAACGGTAACGCAGGTGTCCTAAGGCGAGCTCAGGGAGGACAGAAACCTCCCGTGGAGCAGAAGGGCAAAAGCTCGCTTGATCTTGATTTTCAGTACGAATACAGACCGTGAAAGCGGGGCCTCACGATCCTTCTGACCTTTGGGGTTTTAAGCAGGAGGTGTCAGAAAAGTTACCACAGGGATAACTGGCTTGTGGCGGCCAAGCGTTCATAGCGACGTCGCTTTTTGATCCTTCGATGTCGGCTCTTCCTATCATTGTGAAGCAGAATTCACCAAGCGTTGGATTGTTCACCCACTAATAGGGAACGTGAGCTGGGTTTAGACCGTCGTGAGACAGGTTAGTTTTACCCTACTGATGATGTGTTGTTGCCATGGTAATCCTGCTCAGTACGAGAGGAACCGCAGGTTCAGACATTTGGTGTATGTGCTTGGCTGAGGAGCCAATGGGGCGAAGCTACCATCTGTGGGATTATGACTGAACGCCTCTAAGTCAGAATCCCGCCCAGGCGGAACG
Coding sequences within:
- the LOC128071282 gene encoding basic proline-rich protein-like, which encodes MRPAAPGRRPGGVLFNFPLRYLLTIGLVPVFSLRWSLPPALGCIPKQPDSGKTRARRAGGRYRPHTVHGLGLDQKDLGPPRAAPGSGSSRVATSDLRSRLGGRARARTHARGAREPARRVPRRGGAEARGRPPRAPPLPAHTRHPDRPTDPRLPVAPPGGGGGGGGRRPAAGGRRGRGRGGAGSTSRLPRNGRGAGRRRGGRGREGRGTRGRRSPSGRRTRRAPPIFPPPPPPPPPSRRELRGANRGAATARGESAQRRADAAASRGSPPRHASPGRGRARGLGLGREPPVPTGRGPRGVWPGSGHGPRTHGAGEAAAGVGVGGAPAGRRDTPPPRAGRRTTADRKTRPHPRHHRGPPPPRGARPSPTPDTPRAATPKGRLRRDEALPGTREGRAHAPHTATGHATTAGQPPPDGRGGSDRGAPRRAPPRPLGGRRSPGETGGTWKGEGGRGARRAPTGHRPDADHRPPTTAPPPEAARGPRRCRPVTHGGPPPRAGRPPPGGPRRAPDSQPHRPPPERGRALSPPQRPHTLPPPAPQPRGPEGAGRRPATAGQAQSGGTTDDDRPRRTGPGPAAREATGQGERPHDGESRRPSRRTARETRPEDPRRAGSTGRGGGEAVVAGATGDSQVRPSSQRSARAVGRPRRGRSEGLTKPSNRFSFATILPPEPKDFGFPEAARRVMGITPPHRQSASFMVGTTTGGAAEAGRRGRGDRPAGGQDRGPPSRAQASAPGRGAPPRPARDGGGGGGDDTGDGSGPRRAREARHTGARPRGAADGEGTEAGGRTERGTDGMRPRGADTTRPAAEVGWPRATARGTAQSDPGEGTRVGRRGPPRDLTATGPPGTGAVPRHHPGTTAWRPHPRGAHAHRHPRSRSRPGENTLPPHTGAPPPPTALTRAGPPAPPPSLRAPRALLRPGTPPARQRPGDDTHVRRGEAGSGPDRGPERGRSHARDEERRGRRRRRGGAGKHARRGPRDRDAGAVRGPEERDRARGRAPRNTSAGSHRHPHARAVPRRPGRRPAPAIPGAWPTTRPRRQGRRAVHPSSAIHPRQVRLPSESRGATPRAQRSRARRPGP